In a single window of the Pseudogemmatithrix spongiicola genome:
- a CDS encoding DUF2490 domain-containing protein encodes MRANLADSLCLVHRLACAALLGIPGLAAAQEDWQVVQQSALWVNTFVDHAVSDRAALWFDGHWRRMDLGGPPQQVLLRPGVQVTLSPRVRAGGGYAYIATAPYGESPNPRPVREHRLWQQVSASHTLLNLSLSHRLRVEQRWSAPVLADDDLGPLRYQQRLRYAVRAQRPVGVRTYGFAANEFFLPVGHSEGAQRRLQNRAQLGLGLPLDDRQRIEFGYLHQWNRITPRETHEFNHTLVLSWVWTQRP; translated from the coding sequence ATGCGCGCGAATCTCGCGGATTCTCTTTGCCTTGTCCATCGCCTCGCCTGCGCGGCGCTGCTCGGGATTCCTGGACTCGCAGCGGCGCAGGAAGACTGGCAGGTCGTGCAGCAGTCGGCCCTGTGGGTGAACACCTTCGTCGACCACGCCGTCAGCGATCGGGCCGCCCTCTGGTTCGATGGGCACTGGCGGCGCATGGATCTCGGGGGGCCACCGCAGCAAGTCCTGCTCCGGCCCGGCGTGCAGGTCACGCTCTCGCCGCGCGTCCGGGCGGGCGGTGGTTATGCCTATATCGCCACCGCGCCCTACGGCGAGTCGCCCAACCCGCGGCCCGTGCGCGAGCACCGCCTCTGGCAGCAGGTCTCCGCGTCACACACGTTGCTCAACCTTTCGCTGTCGCACCGCCTCCGAGTGGAACAGCGGTGGAGCGCACCTGTTCTCGCCGACGACGACCTCGGCCCCCTTCGCTACCAGCAGCGCCTCCGCTACGCCGTGCGGGCGCAGCGGCCGGTTGGCGTGCGAACCTATGGCTTTGCGGCCAATGAGTTCTTCCTGCCCGTCGGCCACTCCGAAGGCGCGCAGCGCCGCCTGCAGAATCGCGCGCAACTCGGGCTTGGCCTGCCGCTCGATGACCGGCAACGCATCGAGTTCGGCTATCTGCACCAATGGAATCGCATCACGCCGCGCGAGACGCACGAGTTCAATCACACGCTTGTGCTCTCGTGGGTGTGGACGCAGCGGCCCTAG
- a CDS encoding MBL fold metallo-hydrolase: MRIVARAFGLLGLCVSAIGAQDTKLVVLGTGTPNADPERSGPALAVVRGTRSYLIDAGPGIVRRASAAAARHGLSALEPPQLRTLFLTHLHSDHTVGLPDVILSAWTLERNVPLVVYGPPGTKAMVEHLQAAYAADIRNRIDGLEPANTEGWKVTVHEIAPGLVLDDGNLRVTAFAVPHGDWEVAFGYRFDAPDRSIVISGDTRASDAVVTACNGCDLLVHEVYSAERLRTRPPEWQRYHRNAHTSTEELALLATRARPTQLLLYHQLYWGTDDVGLLAELRQAGYAGRARSARDLEVH; this comes from the coding sequence ATGCGAATCGTCGCTCGGGCCTTCGGCCTTCTCGGACTCTGCGTCTCTGCCATCGGCGCGCAAGACACCAAGCTCGTCGTCCTCGGCACCGGCACGCCGAACGCCGATCCGGAACGCAGCGGGCCCGCGCTGGCCGTGGTGCGAGGGACGCGCTCGTATCTGATCGATGCGGGTCCAGGTATCGTGCGTCGCGCGAGCGCTGCCGCCGCGCGCCACGGACTTTCGGCCCTAGAACCGCCGCAGCTACGCACGCTGTTTCTGACGCACCTGCACTCAGATCACACCGTGGGACTGCCCGATGTGATCCTGAGCGCGTGGACGCTGGAGCGCAACGTGCCGCTCGTCGTGTACGGACCGCCGGGGACGAAGGCGATGGTCGAGCACCTCCAGGCGGCGTATGCGGCAGACATCCGCAATCGCATCGATGGGCTGGAGCCGGCGAACACCGAGGGTTGGAAGGTCACGGTGCATGAGATCGCGCCGGGGCTCGTGTTGGATGATGGCAACCTGCGCGTGACGGCGTTCGCCGTGCCGCATGGCGATTGGGAGGTGGCGTTCGGCTATCGCTTCGATGCCCCGGATCGGTCCATCGTCATCTCCGGCGACACGCGCGCGAGCGATGCGGTGGTGACCGCCTGTAACGGCTGCGACCTGCTCGTGCACGAGGTGTACTCCGCCGAACGGCTCCGCACGCGGCCGCCTGAGTGGCAGCGGTACCACCGGAACGCACACACGTCGACGGAAGAGCTGGCGCTGCTCGCGACGCGGGCGCGACCGACGCAGTTGCTGCTTTACCACCAGCTCTACTGGGGCACGGATGATGTGGGGCTACTCGCCGAGTTGCGGCAGGCGGGCTATGCCGGCCGCGCGCGGTCGGCGCGCGACCTCGAGGTGCACTGA
- the ettA gene encoding energy-dependent translational throttle protein EttA has product MAPQFIYVMKALKKVIPPSRIILDDIWLSFYPGAKIGVLGPNGAGKSSLLRIMAGVDTEFQGEAWAHKGTRIGYLPQEPELDPKLDVRGNVELAVKAQRDALNEFNEISAKFAEPDADFDKLMDRQAKLQEYIDQHDLWNLDNKIDVAMDALRLPPSDSPVTNLSGGEKRRVALCKVLLEEPDMLLLDEPTNHLDAESVAWLEHFLETFPGTVVAITHDRYFLDNVAKWILELDRGKGVPYEGNYSGWLEQKQQRLALEEKQASARQKTLQKELEWVRMSPKARQAKSKARLQAYEQLASEAQNDRVMQNEIVIPPAPRLGNDVVRAKGLKKAFGDKLLFDNLNFDLPRAGIVGIIGPNGAGKTTLFRMINGLEKPDGGELTIGETVVISYQDQHRTLEGKRTLWEEISGGRELITVGKKELNSRAYASSFNFKGADQQKLVANLSGGERNRLHLAKTVMQGGNLLLLDEPTNDLDVDTLRALEEALLDFSGCAVIISHDRWFLDRVATHILAFEGDSEVVWYEGNYQSYIEDLKRRKGPDADQPHRLKYKPLVR; this is encoded by the coding sequence GTGGCCCCGCAGTTCATCTATGTGATGAAGGCGCTGAAGAAGGTGATCCCGCCTTCGCGCATCATCCTCGACGATATCTGGCTTTCGTTCTATCCCGGCGCCAAGATCGGCGTCCTCGGCCCCAACGGCGCGGGTAAGTCCTCGCTGCTGCGCATCATGGCCGGGGTCGACACGGAATTCCAAGGCGAAGCCTGGGCGCACAAGGGCACGCGCATCGGGTACCTGCCGCAGGAGCCTGAGCTGGACCCCAAGCTCGACGTGCGCGGCAACGTGGAGCTCGCCGTGAAGGCGCAGCGCGACGCGCTGAACGAGTTCAATGAGATCTCCGCGAAGTTTGCCGAGCCCGATGCGGACTTCGACAAGTTGATGGACCGGCAGGCGAAGCTGCAGGAGTACATCGACCAGCACGACCTCTGGAATCTCGACAACAAGATCGACGTGGCCATGGACGCGCTGCGCCTGCCGCCGTCCGATTCGCCCGTGACGAACCTCTCGGGCGGCGAGAAGCGTCGCGTGGCCCTCTGCAAGGTGCTGCTCGAAGAGCCCGATATGCTGCTGCTGGACGAGCCGACGAACCACCTCGATGCGGAGAGCGTGGCGTGGCTGGAGCACTTCCTCGAGACGTTCCCGGGCACGGTCGTGGCGATCACGCACGATCGCTACTTCCTGGATAACGTCGCGAAGTGGATCCTCGAGCTCGACCGCGGCAAGGGCGTGCCCTACGAGGGCAACTATTCCGGCTGGCTTGAGCAGAAGCAGCAGCGGCTGGCGCTGGAGGAGAAGCAGGCCAGCGCGCGGCAGAAGACGCTGCAGAAGGAGCTCGAGTGGGTGCGCATGTCGCCGAAGGCACGGCAGGCCAAGAGCAAGGCGCGTTTGCAGGCCTATGAGCAGCTGGCCAGCGAGGCGCAGAACGATCGCGTGATGCAGAACGAGATCGTGATTCCACCGGCACCGCGCCTCGGCAACGACGTGGTGCGCGCCAAGGGCCTCAAGAAGGCCTTCGGCGACAAGCTGCTGTTCGACAACCTGAACTTCGACTTGCCGCGCGCGGGCATCGTCGGCATCATCGGCCCCAACGGTGCCGGCAAGACGACGCTGTTCCGCATGATCAACGGCCTCGAGAAGCCCGACGGCGGCGAGCTCACGATCGGCGAGACGGTGGTGATCTCGTACCAGGACCAGCACCGCACGTTGGAAGGCAAGCGCACGCTGTGGGAAGAGATCTCCGGCGGCCGCGAGTTGATCACGGTCGGCAAGAAGGAGCTCAACAGCCGCGCCTATGCGTCGAGCTTCAACTTCAAGGGCGCCGACCAGCAGAAGCTCGTCGCGAACCTCTCGGGCGGCGAGCGGAATCGCCTGCACCTCGCCAAGACGGTGATGCAGGGCGGCAACCTGCTCCTGCTCGACGAACCCACCAACGACCTCGACGTCGATACGCTGCGTGCGCTGGAGGAAGCGCTGCTCGATTTCTCCGGCTGCGCGGTGATCATCTCGCACGACCGCTGGTTCCTCGACCGCGTGGCCACGCACATCCTCGCCTTCGAGGGCGACTCGGAAGTGGTGTGGTACGAGGGCAACTACCAGAGCTACATCGAGGATCTCAAGCGTCGGAAGGGGCCGGATGCGGACCAGCCGCATCGGCTCAAGTACAAGCCGTTGGTGCGTTGA
- a CDS encoding succinylglutamate desuccinylase/aspartoacylase domain-containing protein — protein sequence MSEVTSATPGATVALVAGVHGGKVAAIHALDVLRGELTGRLLRGRVLLVGPANMAGYLAGLAQISPHDSLNLNRVFPGRADGRPTEALAAKIMRDIVSRSDYLVDLHGSDGDEAVGRFAYAARPGVDPRVDSAAKALAEAWGTPVIVWDDAGPRTLAEARFLQTAAHLSGVPAITVFEAGATREDSAATAAFVRGSLATLRSLGVLGADSGVGAVVGPPAPATAAPSRLFARRAVSIAPAAGRWEPAVAPGAGVAADELLGQFTSSTGERQPIRAAEAGLVLHQRKAGDVTAGTALIIAAVAPHPVPPPRP from the coding sequence GTGTCCGAGGTCACATCCGCGACGCCGGGCGCGACGGTGGCCCTGGTCGCCGGTGTGCACGGCGGCAAGGTGGCCGCCATCCACGCGCTCGACGTGCTGCGCGGGGAGCTGACCGGCCGCCTCCTCCGCGGCCGCGTGCTGCTGGTCGGCCCGGCGAACATGGCGGGGTACCTCGCGGGCCTCGCGCAGATCTCCCCGCACGACTCGCTGAACCTGAATCGCGTGTTCCCCGGCCGTGCCGACGGCCGCCCGACGGAGGCGCTGGCCGCGAAGATCATGCGCGATATAGTATCGCGAAGCGACTATCTCGTGGACCTGCACGGATCGGACGGCGACGAGGCGGTCGGACGCTTCGCCTATGCGGCGCGGCCAGGCGTGGATCCACGGGTCGACAGCGCGGCCAAGGCGTTGGCCGAGGCCTGGGGCACGCCAGTCATCGTCTGGGACGACGCCGGCCCGCGGACCTTGGCCGAAGCCCGGTTCCTGCAGACCGCGGCACACCTGAGCGGCGTACCGGCCATCACCGTGTTCGAGGCGGGCGCCACGCGCGAAGACAGCGCCGCCACGGCGGCTTTCGTGCGCGGTTCCCTCGCCACCCTCCGCAGCCTCGGCGTCCTCGGCGCCGACAGCGGCGTGGGGGCCGTGGTCGGCCCGCCGGCCCCCGCCACCGCCGCGCCCTCCCGGCTCTTCGCCCGGCGTGCCGTCAGCATCGCGCCCGCGGCCGGGCGCTGGGAACCGGCCGTCGCGCCGGGGGCCGGCGTCGCCGCCGACGAACTCTTGGGCCAGTTCACGAGTTCTACTGGCGAGCGTCAGCCGATCCGTGCCGCCGAGGCCGGGTTAGTGTTACATCAGCGGAAGGCGGGCGACGTGACAGCCGGCACCGCGCTCATCATTGCTGCCGTCGCACCACATCCCGTCCCGCCACCTCGTCCTTGA
- a CDS encoding cytochrome c biogenesis protein CcdA encodes MDFTGLSAQLSSSPLTAVGLVFLAGVLTSLNPCIYPMIPITAAIVGGQTLGETKPPRFRTLLLTMAYVVGLAAVYSTLGIIAGVTGTMFGTISTNPWLYFAMANVLILSALMMFDVLPVPIPASLQARAATAGTAGRVGGALIMGAMSGLVAAPCGAPVMAAILTWVGSQGSPALGFVYLLVFSLGMCTLLVVVGLSSGALARLPRAGNWMNWIKKGFGVVMIAVAEYYLIEMGKLVF; translated from the coding sequence ATGGACTTCACCGGCCTCTCCGCCCAGCTGTCCTCGAGCCCGCTCACTGCGGTCGGGCTCGTGTTCCTGGCCGGCGTGTTGACGAGCCTGAATCCCTGCATCTATCCGATGATCCCGATCACGGCGGCGATCGTCGGGGGGCAGACATTGGGCGAGACGAAGCCGCCGCGCTTCCGCACGCTGCTGCTGACGATGGCGTATGTGGTCGGGCTCGCGGCGGTGTACTCCACGCTCGGCATCATCGCGGGCGTGACCGGCACGATGTTCGGCACGATCAGCACGAACCCGTGGCTGTACTTCGCCATGGCCAACGTGCTGATCCTCTCGGCCTTGATGATGTTCGACGTGCTGCCCGTGCCGATTCCCGCATCGCTGCAGGCGCGAGCGGCGACGGCGGGCACGGCGGGCCGCGTGGGAGGCGCGCTCATCATGGGCGCCATGTCGGGCTTGGTGGCGGCACCCTGCGGCGCGCCGGTGATGGCGGCCATTCTCACCTGGGTCGGCAGCCAAGGGAGCCCGGCGCTCGGTTTCGTGTATCTCTTGGTGTTCTCGCTCGGGATGTGCACGCTGCTCGTGGTCGTGGGTCTCTCGAGCGGTGCGCTGGCGCGCCTCCCGCGCGCGGGCAACTGGATGAATTGGATCAAGAAGGGGTTCGGCGTCGTGATGATCGCGGTGGCCGAGTACTATCTCATCGAAATGGGGAAATTGGTGTTCTGA
- a CDS encoding TlpA family protein disulfide reductase has protein sequence MRTLSMFRRALGALLLLGASSVAAQDTGLPIGTVGPAAALETLDGTAANLSSVVGGGKPTLIEFWATWCPNCRQLEPALDAAQRRYGNQVRFVGVAVSVNQSSERVKRYVTEHLRGFTHFYDRRGQAVTNYDVPATSYVVILDKDGKVVYGGVGGDQDIARALASVVR, from the coding sequence ATGCGTACGCTCTCGATGTTCCGTCGCGCCCTCGGCGCGCTTCTGCTGCTTGGCGCGTCGTCCGTCGCCGCGCAGGACACCGGCCTTCCGATCGGCACGGTCGGCCCGGCCGCCGCGCTGGAGACGCTGGACGGCACCGCCGCCAACCTCAGCAGCGTGGTCGGCGGCGGCAAGCCGACGCTGATCGAGTTCTGGGCCACGTGGTGCCCGAACTGCCGCCAGCTCGAACCGGCGCTCGATGCCGCGCAGCGGCGCTACGGCAACCAAGTGCGCTTCGTCGGCGTCGCGGTCAGCGTGAACCAGTCGTCGGAGCGCGTGAAGCGCTACGTGACCGAGCATCTGCGCGGCTTCACGCATTTCTACGACCGGCGCGGCCAGGCGGTGACCAACTACGACGTGCCGGCGACGAGCTACGTGGTCATCCTCGACAAGGACGGCAAGGTCGTCTACGGCGGCGTGGGCGGCGATCAGGACATCGCGCGGGCGCTGGCATCGGTGGTTCGGTAA
- a CDS encoding 2'-5' RNA ligase family protein encodes MNGIFITTELEGALAERVHALQMEFDPKMARALPPHITLTGSSGAGPLPPDTPVALMREKLEPVAARTAPITLSFGPPERFIGRNIVSLRLDPHGPLRALHEAIKQCGLPFQPARWPFTPHCTLNLYPELTQEKLRKMMAVRIDEPFTVRTLKVYHTREPQPPTLLFQLLLRG; translated from the coding sequence GTGAACGGGATCTTCATCACGACGGAGCTGGAAGGCGCGCTCGCCGAGCGCGTGCACGCGCTGCAAATGGAATTCGACCCGAAGATGGCGCGGGCGTTGCCGCCGCACATCACGCTCACAGGATCCTCAGGAGCCGGGCCGTTGCCGCCGGATACGCCGGTGGCGCTGATGCGCGAGAAGCTCGAGCCGGTGGCCGCGCGCACCGCGCCGATCACGCTGAGCTTCGGGCCGCCGGAGCGCTTCATCGGGCGCAACATCGTGTCGCTGCGCCTCGATCCGCACGGCCCGCTGCGGGCGCTGCACGAGGCCATCAAGCAGTGCGGGTTGCCGTTCCAACCGGCGCGCTGGCCGTTCACGCCGCACTGCACGCTGAACCTGTATCCCGAGCTGACGCAGGAGAAGTTGCGCAAGATGATGGCCGTGCGGATCGACGAGCCATTCACGGTGCGCACGCTCAAGGTGTATCACACGCGGGAGCCGCAGCCGCCGACGCTACTGTTCCAGCTGCTCCTGCGCGGCTGA
- a CDS encoding phosphatase PAP2 family protein, whose amino-acid sequence MNRLRLLLALVWPLSAAALGAQAAPADSAPRPSPAFGAPELRGFAVAFAAGGLAYFADQSARDAVRGSGPQGSAVLDGIAGFGNPYGSPGVMALSAALYGGGLLAKRPVIAASGFRGLEAIGVSGLVTATIKGLAGRKRPEISPDDPASFAWLRGMREGGDYQSVPSGHATAAFAFATAVHLEVRRRAPQHARLVGILVYSGAVATAYGRMHDDRHWLSDVVTGAGIGSVTAAAIHRWHATRAADPIDGFFLKPVLSSRQGGVGVGFSASFR is encoded by the coding sequence GTGAATCGCCTCCGCCTCCTGCTCGCCCTCGTCTGGCCGCTGAGTGCCGCTGCCCTCGGTGCCCAAGCCGCTCCTGCGGATTCCGCGCCGCGCCCTTCACCGGCGTTCGGGGCGCCGGAGCTCCGTGGCTTTGCGGTGGCGTTCGCCGCGGGCGGGCTGGCGTACTTCGCCGACCAATCGGCGCGCGACGCGGTGCGCGGCAGCGGACCGCAGGGGTCCGCTGTGCTCGACGGCATCGCCGGCTTCGGGAATCCCTATGGCTCGCCGGGCGTGATGGCATTGAGCGCCGCGCTCTACGGCGGCGGGTTGCTGGCAAAGCGTCCCGTGATCGCGGCGAGCGGTTTCCGCGGGCTCGAGGCCATCGGCGTGAGCGGCCTCGTGACGGCCACGATCAAGGGCCTCGCGGGCCGCAAGCGTCCGGAGATCTCGCCGGACGACCCGGCGAGCTTCGCATGGCTGCGCGGCATGCGGGAGGGTGGGGACTATCAGTCCGTACCGTCGGGGCACGCGACGGCGGCGTTCGCGTTCGCCACGGCTGTGCACCTCGAAGTGAGGCGTCGCGCCCCGCAGCACGCGCGCCTCGTCGGCATCTTGGTCTACAGCGGCGCCGTGGCGACCGCGTACGGCCGCATGCACGACGACCGGCACTGGCTCAGCGACGTCGTCACGGGGGCCGGCATCGGCAGCGTGACGGCCGCGGCAATCCATCGCTGGCATGCGACGCGCGCGGCGGATCCCATCGACGGGTTCTTTCTCAAGCCCGTGCTCTCGTCGCGGCAGGGCGGCGTCGGCGTGGGGTTCTCGGCCAGCTTCCGGTGA
- a CDS encoding GNAT family N-acetyltransferase: MPSPYTIRPFASHTDRAQCVALQELTWGQGFTEKIPAAMLLVAQKTGGVCAGAFDADGRMLGFVFGVTGVQDGELMHWSDMLAVHPDARGQHLGEQLKAFQRDHCRALGIKHIYWTYDPLVARNAHLNLARMGARVREFVPAMYGEGTNSPLQGDMPTDRFVVAWAVDPVDAAAPLHGLPAEAVQAVDAAGNPAAAWPDATHVVVRAPRDITALAATDLDAARRWRFGTRAAFQHYLGHGYHVAGFVADDDGGSYLISRTAP, translated from the coding sequence GTGCCATCCCCGTACACCATCCGTCCGTTCGCATCGCACACCGACCGCGCCCAGTGCGTGGCGTTGCAGGAACTCACCTGGGGCCAGGGCTTCACCGAGAAGATTCCCGCCGCCATGCTGCTCGTCGCGCAGAAGACGGGCGGCGTCTGCGCCGGCGCCTTCGACGCCGACGGACGCATGCTCGGCTTCGTGTTCGGCGTCACCGGTGTGCAGGACGGGGAGCTCATGCATTGGTCCGACATGCTGGCGGTGCATCCCGACGCCCGCGGCCAGCACCTCGGCGAGCAGCTTAAGGCCTTCCAGCGCGACCACTGCCGCGCGCTGGGCATCAAGCACATCTATTGGACGTATGATCCGCTCGTCGCACGCAACGCGCACCTGAACCTCGCGCGCATGGGCGCACGCGTGCGCGAGTTCGTGCCGGCCATGTATGGCGAAGGCACGAACTCGCCGCTGCAGGGCGACATGCCGACCGACCGTTTCGTGGTGGCTTGGGCAGTGGATCCCGTCGATGCGGCGGCGCCGCTCCATGGCCTGCCTGCGGAGGCCGTGCAAGCCGTCGATGCCGCCGGCAATCCCGCCGCCGCGTGGCCGGACGCAACGCACGTCGTCGTGCGCGCCCCGCGCGACATCACCGCACTCGCCGCCACCGATCTCGACGCCGCGCGGCGTTGGCGCTTCGGCACGCGCGCTGCCTTTCAGCACTACCTCGGCCACGGCTATCACGTGGCCGGCTTCGTCGCCGATGATGACGGCGGCAGTTACCTGATTTCCCGGACGGCCCCGTGA
- the menC gene encoding o-succinylbenzoate synthase: MIRLDRIVLREIRLPLREPFRISSGEMRERRILLLELFDAAGAHAWAECVVDDAPNYSSETIDTAWPTIVRWLAPRLLGASVAHTDVHALLERDVRGHNMAKAALEMGCWNLAALEAGLPLARLLGGTRTEIATGISLGIQRDIHTLVAKATESLAAGYQKVKIKIAPGRDVEWVAAVRHAVGDDAHLMADANNAYTLADADRLAQLDALHLMMIEQPLAHDDLVRHAELQRRLRTPLCLDESITSLERAQDMHTLRAGRIVNIKPGRVGGFAQSVAIHDFCEEHGIPVWCGGMLESGIGRAYNVALASLPNFTLPGDLSPSARYWTQDVVTPEWTMDAHGMVRVPLDAPGLGVAVDDARIRALTVRTEELRA, from the coding sequence GTGATCCGACTCGACCGCATCGTCCTCCGCGAAATCCGGCTGCCGCTGCGCGAGCCGTTCCGCATCTCGTCCGGCGAGATGCGCGAGCGTCGGATCTTGCTGCTCGAACTCTTTGACGCTGCCGGTGCACATGCATGGGCCGAATGCGTCGTGGATGACGCGCCCAACTACTCGTCGGAAACCATCGACACCGCGTGGCCGACGATCGTGCGCTGGCTCGCGCCGCGGCTCCTCGGCGCATCGGTCGCGCACACCGACGTGCACGCGCTGCTCGAGCGCGACGTGCGTGGGCACAACATGGCCAAGGCCGCCCTCGAGATGGGCTGTTGGAATCTCGCGGCGCTGGAGGCCGGCCTGCCACTCGCGCGCCTCCTCGGCGGCACGCGCACGGAGATCGCCACCGGCATTTCGCTCGGCATCCAGCGCGACATCCACACGCTCGTGGCCAAGGCGACCGAATCGCTGGCTGCGGGGTACCAGAAGGTGAAGATCAAGATTGCGCCCGGCCGCGACGTCGAGTGGGTGGCCGCGGTGCGCCACGCCGTCGGTGACGATGCGCATCTCATGGCCGACGCCAACAACGCCTACACGCTCGCCGATGCCGACCGGCTCGCGCAGCTGGATGCGCTGCACCTGATGATGATCGAACAACCGCTGGCCCACGACGACCTCGTGCGGCATGCGGAGCTGCAGCGCCGGCTCCGCACGCCGCTCTGCCTCGACGAATCCATCACCTCGCTCGAGCGTGCGCAGGACATGCACACGCTGCGGGCGGGGCGCATCGTGAACATCAAGCCGGGCCGCGTCGGCGGCTTCGCGCAGAGCGTCGCCATCCATGATTTCTGCGAGGAACACGGCATCCCCGTGTGGTGCGGCGGCATGCTCGAGAGCGGCATCGGCCGCGCGTACAACGTTGCGCTGGCCTCACTGCCCAACTTCACCCTGCCGGGCGATCTCTCACCCAGCGCTCGCTACTGGACGCAGGACGTCGTCACACCCGAATGGACCATGGACGCCCACGGAATGGTGCGTGTCCCGCTTGACGCCCCGGGACTCGGTGTCGCCGTGGACGACGCCCGCATCCGCGCACTGACC